The Alnus glutinosa chromosome 1, dhAlnGlut1.1, whole genome shotgun sequence region GCATGATTATTTCACTAAGATGTCTGATTAACAAGGGATGTTAAATCGTATTGAATGGTTTCATTTCCGTAAGATGTCAGATTAATAATAGTTGCAATATGTAGAATAAGAAAAGGATATTCTTTGTGATGATGGACTCAGACATTGTCTGGAATCTGGATTGCTgcaaatttgcaaaaaaataagcACCGTATCTAGACCCACTGATCATGGATCCAAAATTTCAACTACTAAATCTCAAAAATACAGAGACATCAAACTCACCATCTGCTGAAGAAGATTTTGCACCTGCAAAAATCAGTACAAACATTCAGCAAAGACTGTTTTCCAAATCAAATCAAGCAATGAACCTATTATTGCAATAAGCAGGTGTTTTTTactaatataaaaatatggatCTTGTTTCTTCTTCGTTCATATATGAGCATCAGGACTGCAAAATGCCGTGCTTTACCTAACAAGCACCAAACACTATCCCATGACGGAAAGTAAAGGGGAAGCCCCAAAGAATGATGCACACCATGGCAGGGCAGTCTGGTATACAATAACTTGTGCAAGTTTCCTGATCATTATTGGACTAGGCCATAATCACATTTTTCAACTATGCCCTCAACATTTAGAGTCAAATAACTGCTTTCCCCAGGCAACTATTAGAAGAGTAATTCCGACACCTTAATCTGCTCAGTAACCATCCTTATGGCCGTGGAAAGTTAGTCTAAATttatccaaaataaataaaataatttctgaaaGTTAAGAGGAACTCACAAAAACTGTCATATCAGCAGTGCTCTGCTTAGGGTCATCTGTGTCATGCCCATCCTGcagaaaagaattgaaagagaCACTCCCACATAAAATGTTTGCCAAAGCACCAAAACATACTACATCAATTATTAAGATGGAACACGCAGCTGGTGGGCAAAAAATTGATGATTGAAAGAACTCATTTTCAGCTGGTGGAGGTGACGTAGACAACTATACAGTGTTCATTATACTATATGTAGACAACTTAAATAGACATTTCTCCTGGTATGCAAATGTTTTAAACATTGCACTGATTCTTTAGAAGCACTTGCACCACTGTTTTCCCAATCACCACATGTTTTAGCAAAGCCTCAAACGTATAGACATGATAGTTTACTATCAGCAAATCAGTATCATGTCTTTTAGATGCTCCAAAACTCATAACAAGCTCGGGTCAAGAAATGAGCTTTTAGGGGCTTAGCAGAGAAGGAGCTTAGAATATAGTTGGGCAAAACAAATGATTGAAATTAGGGAACAAGGTCCATGGAAACTATAAAATTGGCCTTCTGGGTGAAGATCATCACTATTTTGTACCCAGTAACACAATAACGTCAATCCTACCATCACCCAGCATTCATGCAACTTTCAAGAAGTTTTTGCTTCCTAAATGTATTTAAATGGTATTACAAAAACAATTTGCCCATAAGGGGTGGTCTcaaattattttcttcaaaaagcTACATAATCAAATGCTGCTAATAAAGGAAATCTCATGGGCGTGATGAACTTTAAACCAAGAGTGGTAttttaaggaaagaaaaactTATTGCTATATTTCCATTTGAAGCGGTTCCAATACATCATAATCTCATTTTAGCCCATGTCAGTGCATGGCCTCCGACTTGAACCAGATCATACCCATACTAGTGCAAAACTATATCTAAGTGATACATGAAACCGAAGCATCAATCAGTATGTGTAACCTAACATTCACATCCGGCTCACCAGATTTACTCTCCATTTTAGCTAAAATATCacagttttctattttaactatccaCTTTTTCAAAGCACCTACATCCAACTCAACATTTTAGCCATCCACttttactattccatttaaatattctttttaaatgatttctttattcattcctttaaaaaaaaaaagcaagcaaAAACAAGATTGGGTAAGTAAACAGTGCTCACCAAATTACCACTGTTAACACTCAAAATATTTACTGAGCCAGATGCAGAGCATTATAGacctattttaacattttagCTAGCCGGATGAGAGTGTTTGGTACCTATAACCCATATACTCAAGCGGGAAAtatgtaccttttttttttttttgaaaagtagcGGGAAATATGTACCTTACACAGTGCAAGTTGGACACATACACcatatacttttctttttttttgataagtaacacaTACACCATATACTCAAGCTGGAACACAACCTAGTACAAAAGGTTTCCACAAGGACCACAACTAAgcaacataaacaatgatgtcGGTGCCACATTGTAATTTCACACACTTTCTAAACAAAATCTACAGTCATAAAGGTTTCTACAACGAAGCATatttatgatattttaattGCACCACAGTGTAATTTCACACCCTTTCTAAATAAACGTACAGCCATAAGCCATAATTATCCCAACTCAGAAATGCATACAATTTTCTCTTCTATACTTCAACAGATCAACTGAAAGTAGCTCAAAACACTCCCAGTTCCTTCATCACTTCAGGTAGATCACTAAGGTACACTTATTTGTATGTATCAAGCACCACGGCTCTacaaaaatcaaaaactcaGACTCCATGGCCCACTGTTTGGTTTCCAAGAAAACGGGGGGAAACAGTCAGGAAATCAAATTATAATCTCATGCTTTCTATTTATTTGGTCTTCGAAAcatgagaagaagaaaatacaaCCTAAATTTACTCGAGATTTAATTTATAGGgttgcaaataataaaaagcaaatcacaatatttaattttctctcactttctcacatttctaagcaaccaaacagaatACAACCAAAGAAAAATGGTAGCAAAACGTTAAATAAACCGATGATTCAAGGGCAGTGAAGTTTATTGAACAGATCTACAGTTACTAACGAAGCATTTTTCTATCACACTGAGaggaaaaaaaaccctaaattcaaTCTTGACAAACCTTCATtcaaaattatagtaaaaatgcATAATAATATGTGAGAATTTAAAGGATTATATGTGTTACTCTGTGGAAAATGTTTAAAAAGCTACCATTTCCGGCGTCTTTTCTGCTGGGTAGGCTTCGCTTAATGGCAGTGCTGAGCAGAGAAAGGCGTCGTGGTCACTGGTGTGGTTAACTCTGGGAAGGAGTGGGCAAAAGTGTCTAGGGGTGATGCAGCGAAATTACGGGTTTGTCCCTTCTAAGGAtctcagcaattttttttttttttgattaaattgaAAGTTAAATAAGTTTTTCTCGGTAGTTtatagattatatttttttgCCTACGGTGGACCGTAATTGTTTATAGCTAAAGATTGATATGGTATTTCTATTCAAtatcttatttaaaaattgacaGAAGTTCACGTCAACATCTATAAGAAAGTGACATGTGTTATATGcctaattaaaatttaaaaataattaaaaataataaaaacttaaattaaaataaaagctttaaaaaattaaaaataaaataaaaataaaaggagtttttttttttgagccatccccaaagagcaaaatgggggtggccatggCCCAATGGGGGGTGGGGTTTGGCCACTACCAcaatgcccaaaaaaaaaaaacaaaaaaaaaaaagtttagggtTTGGTCtatggaggtggccgaacctgAACCACCCTCAGACCGGCTATGATGGTGGCTTGAGGcacccctcatttttttcaatttttttaaatttattaagtttttattatttttttagttttaaaattttttaatttttaattagacaTAGGACACGTGTCAGCTTCTTAGAGGTTTTGACGTGAACTTCCATCAATTTTTAGACGGAGGTACAATCTCTGTCTTTAGCAATAAATAAGGTACCATCTACTATACGAAATGAACCACAggggacaaaaaaataaaatctttaaatcACATGGGGTCAAACATATTTAAACGCATCAATTTTATATAGGCTTTCTCATGATATGCTGTTTAAATTACTAGtaatttagaaagaaaattcCTTAAGATTCGAATCCGCTTTGTTGTTTGactcttttttaattattaatttttattatcacatCTTTTCAATTTTACGCAGTCTAAATGACATTTCTCAAATGAAAATCATCAAATTTTGCATCATTCATTTAAATAGCAAAGAATCAAATATCAGATCAAAATCCGTCGGAATTAATGTAGGTTTGTTTaattcattttcaaattaaagTAGTGAATTTGATCGTACCAAcatcaataaaatttgagatttttttttttttttgagggaatAAAATTTGAGATTTAGAATTGATAAGaatatttcttaatttaatATCTTTAATCACTGCATGCAAGTGACAATtcaataatatttattatatttttatttaaaataaaatgataaatattaataaaacaaaatcttaattttcgaaaaaaaaaaaaactcatgctAATAATTTGATACTCCATTCCTTTAATTAAATGCCCTATTTACTCCTCTCATTCTTGTTAAGAAACCCCTAAATTTGCTCCGTAACGCTCATTTTTTTCTGCCCTCCAATTAATGTCTCCCACTAAATAAACAAATCTCCTTTTGTCTCTTCTTTCCCTCTGCCCAACAATTCCATTGCCAATTTGCCATGCCTTCTCAAAAAACCCTTCAACACCGGGAGCAGTACCCCAAGAATACCAACGCCAAGCGGGCCCTACGGTCCCTAGCCATCGCCGTTACCGTCCCCGTCTCCCTAACCATGTTCATCGTTTTCATGTTCGGCTCCGGCCGCAAGTACCGGGCGCTAGCCAAGCCCCTCTGGTTCCCGCCTCTTTGGTTCATACACCTGGCGTCCCTGGGGTCGTCTTTCCTCATGGGCTTCGCGGCTTGGCTCGTGTGGGCCGACGGAGGATTCCATGCCCACCCCGATGCGTTGCTCCTCTACGTCGCTCAGGTTTCGCTGAGCATAGTGTGGGACCCTCTTGTGCTCGTGATCGGCGCAAGGTGGCTGGCGTTTGTGTTCTGCGCCGCCAACTTCGGAGCTCTCTTTGCGTGTTACAAGGTCTTCCGAGGCATGAACGTGAATCCGTTTGCGAAAGATCTTGTTAAGCCTTGCGTGGCGTGGGCAGCGTATCTAACGATCCTTACTTTTAAGCttatttctctttgattttggTTTTTGCCTAACTTTTTCTTAATTAGGTCCGTTTTTGTAATTAGTTTTAATTTGCCCCCACAACAATTCAATTTGTAGCATCCAAATGTTCATGCCAAGTACTTCGATAATGCttccctttcaaaaaaaaaaaaaaaaaaaatgtatatatatatatatatatatatatatatagttcgataagagaaatgctacacatctttaaaaaaaaaattctaaaatttgaTTCTTAAAATGATGTGTTACAATTTTATATGAagtatcatttttaaaaatgtgtcaACAATCTCAGAAATTGTGATACATCATTTGGgaacaatattttaataagtCTAAAATTTCTCGTTCGACGATGCTCGTTTagtctttttgtcattttattttattttctttctgctGAGGGATTAACTAACAACCGTTAATGTTCACAAATTGAAACAaaaaccctttttctttttttcttcttctccttcatcTTCTTCTAATTCTTGAACATATATTGAGAAATACTTATGCGGCGTTTCGTTTGGAGAATCTAGAGGCATGTTCGGGTaactcatgttttttttattatattttattatttttaaaaaataaaaaatatatttgggttgatttttgaaattcaaattctattcaaGTTTAActaactttttctaattttgtcttagGTTCTCTAAAAACCAtccaaacttaattttaaaaattaaatttttttcagtattcacaattttaaatatagtaaagaatagtataatacaatacaaaaaaatcacacattCAAACGATCCCTAATATTCCATCAATATAACATTCTGAATTTGATGCCTAAAAATATAGATTCCTAAAAATGTGACTAAACCAAcgtttgaaaataattaagaatctGAAAAGATTTCTGTAAGGGGCAGCCCCCTGCCTTTGGAGGGTCTTAGGCCTCcacaaaaatttgaaagtttttttttcctaaattttatttatttttatgaaatggatcccaaaattaatttttactttcaaaatttttattttattttagttatgtCTCCCCttctactattttttattaaattttgcgTTAAATACCTACTTCCTCATTgtggtttgcaaactttattttttactccctgaGTTTTAGCTTTTATCATAGGTGATACTTATGGTatggaaaaaaatgaaaatggtacctctgtctatttttccatccaaaactgaCGAGAATTCACGTAAACGCCATGTGGCACCATTCAAAATGCGACACATGgccacacttttttttaaaaacaaattagggcttttttttaaaaaaaaatatttaaaaaaattgtaggggtggcttcggtctgggggtggccaaaccaccctcgtgactagggatgtaaacgaagcaaagctacccgtgagctcgctcgagctcggctcgataAGGCTCGGCTCGTACgcgactcggttattaaatgagctactcgtggacacgaaactatactcgattattaaacgatacatacccgtataaaacccggctcgctcgtttaaagttcgcgaacatactcgtaaaaaggctcggctcgcttattagctcgactcgtatatatttattgatatacatatttattaataaatatatgcatatatatattgataaaaaaaataacttatttagtatatcaccttttttttttatataagtaaaaatattaattaagctatacaatatataattattaattatatctataagtatctatataatatataatttaatgataaaagataattaagatgtttatatcttatatgatctaagagactaagactctaagtctaataattaagtatctaatgattgttgaattaacaataaattgttaatgatatgatttaatgaaaatcttgatacttaatcacattattcaaataattaataaacaatgacaatgtaattggtaTAATCCCAACTCAAGTGATTAACATTAAAATCAACGTGTttcttataattacaaattaagtataatCATTATAATTCATATTATTAGATTATACGATCATATGTATCATCACTATAATTTACATGAAATGCATGTGATCTAACAGTTTAAAATGGTGTGTTTGTTTCgaataatattctatttttttttcaaaaataaatcatattttattcaattttttcaataatttttaaattttgaaaattttatctcacaaagtcaaacctcgtaatttGCGTAGtgaattcgaataatattcggatTTAACACTCAAACGGACCAGTATGTGATATGACgcattatatctttattatacaatgtaataatcataacaacaatacttattttgtattattgtataattaaatgtgatctaagttctaacaatgtactatgatctaaTAACAATAGGTGATGTGATTTaacaaattatttgattaaatttaagtatgatctaacaatttatataatattaaatctcatgtcatatggcacaatgtataatgtaataatcgtatcaacaatacttattttgcatcattgtataattaagtgtgatccaagttttaacaatgtactatgatctaacaacAGTAGTTAagtgatatgatctaacaattcatttgatttaatttaagtatgatctaacaatttatatgatattaaatctcatgtcatatggcataatgtataatgtaataatcgtatcaacaatacttattttgtatcattgtataattaagtgtgatccaagttttaacaatgtactatgatctaacaacAGTAGTTAagtgatatgatctaacaattcatttaatttaatttaagtatgatctaacaatttatatgatattaattctcatgtcatatggcacaatgtataatataataatcatatcaacaatactttttgtatcattgtataattaagtgtgatccaagttataacaatgtactatgatctaacaacaatagttatgtgatatgatctaacaattcatttgatttaatttaagtataatctaacaatttatatgatattaaatctcatgtcatatggcacGATGTATATTTATTATAGAATCTAATAATCTTATGGTCCTATCTCCTATGTATcttaattataatgataatacttatctAGTTacattatatcatataaatgttattattagatactaaGGAAGTTatgataagtaattaagtatgattcataatttccatatcataataaataatatcatatcatatgaaccataattcataactatatataattaaaaattaagatataacaataaattattatagccATATAATGACATAGTCACATAACTACATAAgtcataactcataagtatacataggggcggagccagctcTTTGGCTTTGGGGGGGcctaattgaaaaaaaataatttgggggggccaaaactacaatattttttttaaaaaaataggggtaaaaattgtatcttttattttattttattttatttttgggccTGGCCAAAGTGTGGCTCCGCCCTTGAGTATACAATTCACACAAAGTAATTAATATACATTATAATGATTAATGATTAACGGATTAAGTATTTAGTTATTTAGGTAATTACTTAGATAATTTTGATACATACTTGATACTTTTAgcttaagtataaaataatgattaagtatgattattattattattaatgcaCTAgtctaaatataattaataatttgtagGCTTTTGCTCTTAGCttataaattaatgaattatgattaagtgtaatttgtgtaaatgtgtaattactaattatgtatttataattaacatttaacagattaactaattaagtataaatgtataattatatCGATATGTAACTTataagttagaattaattatttaaagtataaataataatttcttaaatttttaattagctTATAAATATAGGcttataatttataaagttATAAGTTATTGACATTACTGCATGAATGAGAAAACGTGCGCGAGAGAGTCAGTA contains the following coding sequences:
- the LOC133858869 gene encoding translocator protein homolog, whose amino-acid sequence is MPSQKTLQHREQYPKNTNAKRALRSLAIAVTVPVSLTMFIVFMFGSGRKYRALAKPLWFPPLWFIHLASLGSSFLMGFAAWLVWADGGFHAHPDALLLYVAQVSLSIVWDPLVLVIGARWLAFVFCAANFGALFACYKVFRGMNVNPFAKDLVKPCVAWAAYLTILTFKLISL